Proteins encoded by one window of Desulfobaculum bizertense DSM 18034:
- a CDS encoding type II secretion system protein, with translation MKAVCKRASAGVALIEICVVLAVVSLAGVFAMEHLVQQGRQQIRQHQEAEAMALVHELHQMLHIRCAQKASFPLRGDCSDRLPRGEWRLTVLSGETWPGYVTIQIVWGQEHEMDWTGNVPL, from the coding sequence GTGAAAGCTGTATGCAAAAGGGCGAGCGCTGGCGTTGCACTTATCGAAATATGCGTGGTGCTGGCCGTGGTGAGCCTTGCTGGAGTCTTTGCCATGGAACACCTTGTTCAGCAGGGGCGGCAGCAGATTCGGCAGCATCAGGAAGCAGAAGCCATGGCCCTTGTGCATGAGCTTCATCAGATGCTGCACATTCGGTGCGCACAGAAGGCATCCTTTCCCTTGCGGGGCGACTGTTCTGACCGTTTGCCCCGGGGAGAATGGAGGCTGACTGTGCTGAGTGGAGAGACGTGGCCCGGCTACGTCACAATTCAAATTGTATGGGGACAGGAGCACGAGATGGACTGGACAGGAAATGTCCCGCTTTAG